From Rudanella lutea DSM 19387, a single genomic window includes:
- a CDS encoding site-specific integrase, which yields MRKSVITPNVISEAHSVTICSAQQLNQQTAAFFRKGIEGSTNTRIAYSADIKKVQAWLRQQGIDDLPISPATLATYLSDQASEHKWSTIIRGLAAIRKWHRLHKHPDPSADETVRLVLEGIKRSIGTEPTQAPAFDIQEYKEQIRPIPPTPTGMRDRALLLVGFAGAFRRSELVALDIEGVQFTRHGAILSFQGSKTNQYGRTEQKAIFYSPDPDTCPVRSLQDYINVLERSSGPLFVRIRKGEQVTTDRLSDKQVARAVKMYLGDAYSAHSLRASFVTIAKLNGADDSQIMQQTKHRTRTMIDRYTRVQQIVKHNAAMKLGL from the coding sequence ATGAGAAAGTCAGTCATTACTCCTAATGTTATCAGTGAGGCCCATTCCGTAACCATTTGTTCAGCACAACAACTGAATCAGCAAACGGCGGCTTTTTTTAGAAAAGGTATTGAAGGCTCGACTAACACGCGGATTGCCTACTCCGCAGACATCAAAAAGGTACAGGCGTGGCTTCGCCAGCAAGGCATCGATGATCTTCCAATCAGCCCGGCAACCTTAGCTACGTATCTATCCGATCAGGCTTCCGAACATAAGTGGTCTACAATCATCCGTGGATTGGCGGCAATTCGAAAATGGCATCGCCTTCATAAGCATCCAGACCCGTCGGCCGACGAAACGGTACGACTGGTTTTAGAAGGAATCAAGCGAAGTATAGGTACTGAGCCAACTCAGGCACCCGCGTTTGATATACAGGAATACAAAGAGCAGATACGCCCTATTCCGCCAACACCGACAGGTATGCGGGATCGGGCGCTGCTACTGGTTGGGTTCGCGGGGGCTTTTCGCCGTTCAGAACTGGTTGCTCTGGATATCGAAGGAGTTCAGTTTACACGCCACGGAGCGATCCTTAGTTTTCAGGGCAGTAAAACCAATCAGTATGGGCGAACCGAACAGAAAGCAATCTTTTACAGTCCGGATCCCGACACCTGTCCTGTACGTTCCCTACAGGACTACATCAACGTATTAGAACGTAGCTCAGGGCCTCTTTTTGTACGGATACGAAAGGGAGAGCAGGTCACGACGGATCGGTTGTCGGACAAGCAGGTAGCGAGAGCGGTAAAAATGTATCTGGGTGATGCCTATTCAGCACACTCGCTGAGGGCTTCGTTTGTGACTATTGCCAAACTCAACGGTGCTGATGATTCCCAAATCATGCAGCAAACAAAGCATCGTACGAGGACGATGATTGATCGTTATACCCGGGTGCAACAGATTGTGAAACATAATGCTGCTATGAAGTTAGGGCTGTAA
- a CDS encoding replication initiation protein: MKKLSSTNKSLQLADGQLSLVFESATVTSPVEVNPETIVLRTDTNKTILIREPLKLLTSTTEFGFFERRLYWLVLREVRNIQALDKLKIKPFEELKFRFHYSEVIKGNPNSSIKKVLDLIQKRTISWEDESGKHTNVVVFPMAEYWPNKGIIELTMYHAVIPVFLFLGSGYAQYGLEDALILSSEYAQLLFTNLARFRNTGIWRVGLDELRELIGAKEKSYNSYSAFRTRVIDLSLRQINEHTGLSVTYTPMMQSRAVVGITFHIKSKMSVDELEKETKKAEMKQRYDELMQMDIAEIIAYAGTKLSQYYPSFTHQQRKAILQNSDKLQAFLRADLYADYGFANKDPEAYVAQSVFNYKKKGLPSGDVG, translated from the coding sequence ATGAAAAAGTTATCCAGCACGAACAAATCCCTTCAACTGGCAGATGGTCAACTCTCGCTGGTATTTGAGAGCGCGACAGTAACCTCCCCGGTGGAGGTAAACCCCGAAACCATTGTCCTTCGCACAGATACGAACAAGACTATTTTGATTCGGGAGCCTCTGAAGTTGCTGACCAGTACGACGGAGTTTGGGTTCTTCGAGCGTCGTCTTTACTGGCTGGTACTTCGTGAGGTTCGAAATATACAGGCACTTGATAAATTGAAAATCAAGCCGTTTGAGGAATTAAAGTTTCGTTTTCATTACTCGGAGGTAATTAAGGGTAATCCAAATTCCTCTATCAAGAAAGTGCTGGACCTGATTCAAAAGCGTACCATCAGTTGGGAAGACGAATCAGGGAAACATACAAACGTCGTTGTTTTTCCGATGGCCGAATACTGGCCCAACAAAGGCATTATTGAGTTGACAATGTATCATGCTGTTATCCCCGTCTTTCTGTTTCTGGGTAGTGGCTACGCACAGTATGGTCTTGAAGATGCGCTGATTTTGAGCAGTGAATATGCTCAACTACTTTTCACAAACCTAGCCCGCTTCCGAAACACAGGCATTTGGCGTGTCGGTTTAGATGAACTGCGGGAACTGATCGGCGCGAAGGAAAAATCGTATAACAGCTACTCTGCATTTCGGACTCGGGTCATCGACTTATCACTGCGGCAGATCAACGAGCACACAGGTTTATCAGTAACGTACACGCCGATGATGCAAAGTCGAGCCGTGGTTGGTATCACGTTTCACATTAAGTCAAAAATGTCTGTTGATGAGTTGGAGAAGGAAACCAAAAAGGCGGAAATGAAGCAGCGGTATGATGAACTTATGCAGATGGACATTGCTGAGATCATCGCCTATGCCGGCACCAAACTCAGTCAATACTACCCGTCCTTCACACATCAGCAACGGAAAGCAATCCTTCAGAATTCAGATAAGCTACAGGCATTTCTACGCGCCGATCTATATGCCGATTACGGATTTGCCAACAAAGACCCTGAAGCCTACGTCGCCCAAAGCGTCTTCAACTATAAGAAGAAGGGACTCCCATCCGGGGACGTCGGCTAA
- a CDS encoding DEAD/DEAH box helicase family protein, whose product MPRLSQALLLNQYILHQFGVKDLQALSENLRDAAYEGYDENHVSHFHRQLVQRFYANTNLPESLLFEYDQNIVSHTLRVSQSRPQPVRWKYFQYVALLFTEIFLDRYFRDADALLTDINRFWEERFDRSTGVNKYTDVSELTKLAFWNATGSGKTLLMHVNILQYQYYLKKHGREKSLNRIIVLTPNDGLSRQHLAEFGQSGLDAELFSKTGGTLYVGQKIEIIDISKFRETGGEKTVAIEAFEGNNLVLIDEGHRGSGGEVWKDYRNRLSAEGFSFEYSATFGQAVNAQTGKKQRDLLNEYGRSILFDYSYRYFYADGYGKDYHILNLAEGRPANTQSNDFTTRYLTACLLTFFEQLLLYRNDRAGATAFGIEKPLAIFVGSKVTAVRTDGGRKVSDVVEVLLFLADFVKHGDRSRRDIDLLLVGQDGLIDKAGRSIFSNSFRYLRQQGFSSDQLFTQLLTDVFNSSSANALLHIDNLKGQDGEIGLRLGNADYFGVINVGDDTALLKLCEEVGLLTDEKEFSASLFRSINAPGSPVNLLIGSKKFSEGWSSWRVSTMGLLNIGRGEGSEIIQLFGRGVRLKGYGFSLKRSTQLDASIRPASIADHLTRLETLNIFGIRADYMDRFKEYLEGEGLKNGDEEQPIELTLPILPVVDLAKKGLKYVRFREGRDFKKQQVVRLTGKPMYPVRLDWYPKVQLMQSARGNTLSQVTVVQTHSLTDRHIAFLDVDQLYAALLTYKNERGWYNIDLRRDDLLAALHDTSWYELSIPAEQLEFTHFEQVRTWQEIATSLLKGYCERMYNQARSAYNAQHPETALLDTAHPNFEKGYRISIIEAGNETLIDNLRRLQAALQAGQFTTDSRLGNRFDALHVVPHLYQPLLYIDAKSYQDAVSIQPVALNEGERRFVEDLRKVVLYGLSFLQDTTVHLLRNQSRKGIGFFDANNFYPDFLLWVIQAGHQHLAFIDPKGIRNFSGFDEPKIQFSRRIQTELEPKLNDPALHLSSFIVSVTPYERLKSWGGLPPIDDFNAHNIYFQTHQSAEYLEKILTKMLFRQDSIVEQ is encoded by the coding sequence ATGCCCCGCCTTTCGCAAGCTCTGCTGCTCAACCAATACATCCTGCACCAATTCGGTGTCAAAGACCTACAAGCCCTGTCCGAGAACCTGCGCGACGCAGCCTACGAGGGCTACGACGAAAACCACGTCAGCCATTTTCACCGGCAGTTGGTGCAACGCTTCTACGCCAACACAAACCTGCCCGAATCGCTGCTGTTCGAGTACGATCAGAACATTGTCTCGCACACCCTGCGTGTCAGCCAATCGCGTCCGCAGCCGGTGCGCTGGAAGTATTTTCAGTACGTGGCCCTGCTGTTCACCGAAATCTTCCTGGACCGGTACTTTCGCGATGCCGACGCGCTCCTGACCGACATTAACCGGTTTTGGGAAGAACGATTCGACCGCTCCACAGGCGTTAATAAATACACCGACGTATCCGAACTAACCAAACTGGCTTTCTGGAATGCCACCGGGTCGGGCAAAACCCTGCTGATGCACGTCAATATTCTGCAATATCAGTACTACTTGAAAAAGCATGGCAGAGAGAAAAGCTTGAACCGGATTATCGTGCTAACCCCAAACGATGGGCTGTCACGGCAGCACCTGGCTGAGTTTGGGCAGTCGGGGCTTGATGCCGAATTGTTTTCCAAAACAGGCGGTACACTGTACGTCGGTCAGAAGATTGAAATCATCGACATCAGCAAGTTTCGCGAAACGGGTGGCGAAAAGACGGTGGCCATCGAAGCGTTTGAGGGCAACAACCTGGTGCTGATCGACGAAGGCCACCGGGGCAGCGGGGGCGAAGTCTGGAAAGATTACCGAAACCGCCTGAGCGCCGAAGGCTTTTCCTTTGAGTACTCGGCCACCTTTGGGCAGGCCGTTAATGCCCAGACGGGCAAAAAACAGCGTGACCTGCTGAACGAATACGGCCGCAGCATCTTGTTCGATTACTCGTACCGGTATTTTTACGCCGACGGATATGGCAAAGATTACCACATTCTGAACTTAGCGGAAGGCCGCCCCGCCAATACCCAGTCCAACGACTTCACAACGCGCTACCTGACCGCCTGCCTGCTCACGTTCTTTGAGCAGTTGCTGCTCTACCGCAATGACCGGGCCGGTGCCACCGCCTTCGGCATCGAAAAGCCCTTAGCTATTTTTGTGGGCAGTAAAGTAACGGCGGTTCGTACCGACGGCGGCAGGAAGGTATCAGATGTGGTGGAGGTGCTGCTATTCCTGGCCGATTTTGTGAAGCATGGCGACCGTAGCCGACGCGATATTGACCTGCTACTGGTCGGGCAGGATGGCCTGATCGACAAGGCAGGCCGGTCTATCTTCAGTAACAGTTTCCGTTACCTTCGCCAGCAGGGGTTCAGTAGTGACCAATTGTTTACGCAATTGCTGACCGACGTGTTCAACAGTTCGTCGGCCAACGCCCTGCTGCACATAGATAACCTGAAAGGGCAGGACGGTGAAATTGGCCTGCGGCTGGGCAATGCCGATTACTTCGGCGTTATCAACGTCGGCGACGATACGGCCCTGCTCAAACTCTGCGAAGAGGTCGGCTTGCTGACCGACGAAAAGGAGTTTTCGGCCTCACTGTTTCGGTCCATCAACGCGCCTGGTTCGCCGGTCAATCTGCTAATCGGCTCCAAGAAGTTCTCGGAGGGCTGGAGTAGCTGGCGGGTCAGCACAATGGGCTTGCTGAACATTGGACGGGGTGAAGGCTCCGAAATCATTCAGTTGTTTGGCCGGGGGGTACGCTTAAAGGGATATGGGTTTTCACTCAAACGAAGCACCCAACTTGACGCCAGTATCCGGCCGGCATCTATTGCTGACCACTTGACCCGGCTGGAAACCCTAAACATCTTCGGCATACGAGCCGACTACATGGATCGTTTCAAGGAGTACCTGGAAGGGGAGGGACTAAAAAACGGCGATGAGGAGCAACCCATCGAGCTAACGCTACCCATTCTGCCGGTAGTCGATCTGGCTAAAAAGGGGCTGAAGTACGTTCGTTTTCGGGAAGGACGTGACTTTAAGAAACAGCAGGTGGTTCGTCTGACGGGCAAACCGATGTACCCCGTTCGCCTGGACTGGTACCCCAAGGTTCAGCTCATGCAATCGGCGCGTGGAAATACACTCAGTCAGGTAACGGTAGTCCAAACGCATTCGCTGACCGACCGGCATATTGCTTTCTTAGATGTTGACCAATTATACGCGGCCCTGCTCACCTATAAAAATGAACGGGGCTGGTATAACATCGATCTGCGTCGGGATGACCTGCTGGCGGCTCTGCACGATACATCCTGGTACGAGCTGTCTATTCCGGCTGAACAACTGGAATTTACCCACTTCGAGCAGGTACGTACCTGGCAGGAAATAGCGACCAGTTTGCTGAAGGGCTACTGTGAACGTATGTACAATCAGGCCCGAAGTGCGTACAATGCCCAACACCCCGAAACCGCCCTGCTGGACACCGCCCACCCTAATTTCGAGAAGGGATATCGAATAAGCATCATTGAAGCCGGCAACGAAACCCTGATCGACAACCTGCGCCGGTTACAGGCTGCTCTACAAGCCGGTCAGTTCACAACCGACAGCCGTTTAGGTAACCGTTTTGATGCGCTGCATGTAGTGCCGCACCTGTACCAACCCCTGCTGTACATTGATGCTAAAAGCTATCAGGACGCCGTTAGCATTCAACCTGTCGCCTTAAACGAGGGCGAACGGCGGTTTGTCGAGGACTTACGAAAAGTCGTACTTTATGGACTTTCTTTTCTACAGGACACTACTGTTCATCTGCTGCGTAACCAAAGCCGGAAAGGTATAGGCTTTTTCGATGCCAACAACTTCTACCCCGATTTTCTGCTTTGGGTAATTCAGGCCGGGCACCAGCACCTGGCTTTTATCGATCCCAAGGGCATCCGTAATTTTTCAGGATTTGATGAGCCAAAGATTCAGTTCTCACGGCGTATTCAAACCGAGTTGGAGCCGAAACTAAATGATCCGGCCTTGCATTTGTCTTCCTTCATTGTATCGGTAACTCCTTACGAACGGTTAAAAAGCTGGGGAGGCTTACCCCCCATTGACGACTTCAATGCACACAACATTTATTTTCAGACGCACCAATCTGCCGAGTATCTTGAGAAGATACTTACTAAAATGTTGTTCAGACAAGACAGTATAGTAGAACAATAG
- a CDS encoding DUF4276 family protein yields MIRLNITAEGHAEEQFVNQLLRPHLLPLGIYADVRRLRTSKGHRGGYTSFGKAEFDIRQWLREDSTAWHTTLIDLYGLDSGFPAYEEARLMRPYARIARLEQAFGERIDHQRFIPYLQLHEFEALLFADPAHTESWLQLDHPKLVAGSLTAIRQGYQTPEEINDSLLTAPSKRILSLCPGYDKVADGILILKEITLPVLRRECPHFNEWLTRLEGLAQPRTD; encoded by the coding sequence ATGATTCGATTGAACATCACCGCCGAGGGCCATGCCGAAGAACAGTTTGTCAATCAGTTGCTGCGTCCCCATCTGCTTCCGCTGGGCATCTACGCCGACGTACGCCGATTGCGGACCAGCAAAGGGCACCGGGGAGGCTACACCAGTTTTGGCAAAGCCGAGTTCGACATCCGGCAGTGGCTTCGCGAAGATTCCACTGCCTGGCACACTACGTTGATTGACCTGTATGGCTTAGATAGCGGGTTTCCAGCCTACGAAGAGGCCCGGCTAATGCGGCCGTATGCGCGTATCGCCCGGCTCGAACAGGCCTTTGGTGAGCGTATCGATCACCAAAGGTTCATTCCGTATCTGCAACTGCACGAGTTTGAAGCCCTGCTGTTCGCCGATCCAGCCCATACCGAAAGCTGGCTTCAGCTCGACCATCCTAAACTGGTAGCCGGTAGTTTAACCGCAATACGGCAGGGGTATCAAACCCCCGAAGAGATTAACGATAGCCTGTTAACGGCTCCGTCGAAGCGCATTTTGTCGCTCTGTCCCGGTTACGATAAAGTGGCCGATGGAATCCTGATTCTTAAAGAAATTACGCTACCCGTTCTCCGGCGCGAATGTCCTCATTTCAATGAGTGGCTGACGCGGCTGGAAGGGTTGGCTCAACCCCGTACTGACTAA
- a CDS encoding AAA family ATPase: MDKQHVLHTIFVSGFRSIRELPYLPVQHLNVLIGQNGAGKSNFIELFRFLNEIINGRLQVYTAVKGGADKLLHYGSRETQLIHIELLVGDIVYHLELVPGEGDRLIIRDEDVTHKGFDFGLNPDEKPVSRGSTESKLTKDDRSVSRLIRSQLQDWRVYHFHDTSAEARVKKLADLNDVAFLRPDAGNLAAFLYYLQQKSPRHYDRIVSTIQLVLPFFKDFALRPNPYNEQKILLEWQDTGSDMRFNAGDLSDGSLRFICLATLLLQPNLPSLILLDEPELGLHPTALALLAGLLKKAASRTQVIVSTQSINLVNAFSPDDIIVVDRENADGRPGSSTFRRLQTEELATWLTEYSLGDLWEKNVIGGTP, encoded by the coding sequence ATGGACAAGCAGCACGTTTTACACACTATCTTCGTCAGCGGTTTTCGGTCAATTCGGGAACTACCATATCTGCCTGTCCAGCATCTGAATGTGTTGATCGGGCAGAACGGCGCGGGAAAGTCGAACTTCATCGAGTTGTTCCGGTTCCTGAATGAAATCATCAATGGGCGCCTGCAGGTTTATACGGCCGTCAAAGGAGGGGCCGACAAGCTGTTGCATTACGGGAGCCGGGAAACCCAGTTGATCCATATTGAACTGCTCGTAGGCGATATAGTGTATCATCTTGAGCTTGTTCCGGGCGAAGGCGACCGGCTCATCATACGGGATGAAGATGTAACACATAAAGGATTTGATTTTGGGTTGAATCCCGATGAAAAACCCGTTTCGAGGGGCAGCACGGAGTCAAAACTAACGAAAGATGATCGCTCAGTTAGCCGACTCATCAGATCACAGTTGCAGGACTGGCGGGTGTATCATTTTCACGACACCAGCGCCGAGGCCCGGGTCAAGAAGCTGGCAGACCTCAACGACGTAGCGTTTCTGCGGCCTGATGCTGGCAACCTGGCGGCCTTCCTGTACTATTTGCAACAGAAGTCGCCCCGGCACTACGACCGCATCGTCAGCACGATTCAGCTGGTACTGCCGTTTTTCAAGGATTTTGCCCTGCGGCCCAATCCGTACAACGAACAGAAAATTCTGCTAGAGTGGCAGGATACCGGTTCAGACATGCGCTTCAACGCGGGCGATCTGTCCGACGGGTCGTTGCGGTTCATCTGTCTGGCCACGCTACTGCTTCAACCCAACCTGCCCAGCCTGATCCTGCTTGACGAACCCGAACTGGGCCTGCATCCCACGGCCCTGGCGCTGCTGGCCGGTCTGCTCAAAAAAGCCGCATCACGTACCCAGGTCATCGTTTCTACACAAAGTATCAACCTGGTCAATGCCTTCTCCCCCGACGACATCATCGTCGTGGACCGCGAAAACGCGGACGGCCGCCCCGGAAGTTCCACGTTCCGCCGGCTACAGACCGAGGAACTGGCCACTTGGCTCACCGAGTACAGCCTGGGCGACTTGTGGGAGAAAAACGTAATCGGCGGAACCCCATGA
- a CDS encoding DNA methyltransferase — protein MRWSDLQNSWVINEQVTESEIPIYPINSSGNQKVWQYGVDRVRADLTEFKVKLQGDSYEVYKKKRINLSGILPRTWWDNPLYSARDNGTAAITDIFGDKQAFSFPKSVHAVSDSLKVSGVGKESIILDYFAGSGTTGHAVINLNREDEGKRKYILVEMGEYFDTVTKPRIQKVIYSKDWRDGKPLGRQGISHCFKYLRLESYEDTLNNLSLARTAQQELALGGSAQFREGYLLRYMLDVESRASLFDVARFRNPFACYIDVTRQNERTPTRVDLVETFNYLIGLVVEGQYISGKHIRVVTGQTLKGEKTLIIWRNQDEVDNAALNEWLQKSGYNPRDREFDRIYVNGDNHLENLRRDDETWKVTLIEEEFSKRMG, from the coding sequence ATGCGCTGGTCAGACTTGCAAAATTCATGGGTCATTAATGAACAGGTTACAGAGTCAGAGATACCAATTTATCCAATAAATAGTTCTGGTAATCAGAAAGTTTGGCAGTATGGAGTTGATAGAGTACGTGCTGATCTAACAGAATTCAAAGTTAAATTGCAGGGTGATTCGTATGAAGTTTATAAAAAGAAACGTATAAATTTAAGTGGCATACTGCCTCGAACATGGTGGGATAACCCGCTTTATTCAGCACGTGATAACGGAACTGCAGCTATAACAGATATTTTTGGCGATAAGCAGGCGTTTAGTTTCCCAAAATCGGTTCATGCCGTAAGTGATTCGTTGAAAGTTTCTGGGGTTGGTAAAGAATCAATAATCCTTGACTATTTCGCCGGTTCGGGTACAACAGGGCACGCGGTTATCAACTTAAACCGCGAAGATGAGGGCAAGCGTAAATATATTCTGGTCGAGATGGGCGAGTATTTCGATACCGTCACGAAGCCGCGTATCCAGAAAGTCATTTACTCGAAAGACTGGCGCGACGGCAAGCCTCTTGGCAGGCAGGGTATCAGCCACTGCTTCAAATACCTGCGGCTGGAAAGCTACGAAGACACACTCAACAACCTTAGCCTGGCCCGCACAGCCCAGCAGGAACTGGCGCTCGGTGGTTCGGCTCAGTTCCGCGAGGGGTATTTGCTCCGCTATATGCTCGATGTCGAAAGCCGGGCGTCCTTGTTTGATGTGGCCCGGTTCCGCAACCCCTTCGCCTGCTACATCGACGTAACCCGGCAAAACGAGCGCACCCCCACCCGCGTCGATCTGGTCGAAACCTTCAACTACCTCATCGGCTTAGTAGTCGAAGGGCAGTACATCAGCGGTAAGCATATCCGCGTCGTTACGGGGCAAACCTTGAAAGGAGAGAAAACGCTCATCATCTGGCGCAATCAGGACGAGGTGGATAACGCGGCCCTGAACGAATGGCTGCAAAAAAGCGGCTACAATCCCCGCGACCGCGAGTTCGACCGCATCTACGTCAACGGCGACAACCACCTGGAGAATCTCCGGCGCGACGACGAGACATGGAAGGTTACACTCATTGAGGAGGAATTCAGCAAACGAATGGGGTAG
- a CDS encoding DUF4158 domain-containing protein produces the protein MASRFLNQSQRERYEKVPTEISEYDLMQFFQITRQDNIFLKSFRGEHNRLAIALQIGIVRFMGFLPDKWQQQIPANVAAMVSRQLDSDIELLLIYGQRDKTRTEHLNVILKYLKFRRWQPLDEIWLLPWLLDKGMEHDNQPILLRQVCLKLGQEKIMRPSIGTLERIVGSLDEQLHQETYRRLSLLLTEEMKARLTQIVELDDTGGITWE, from the coding sequence ATGGCATCACGATTTTTGAACCAATCCCAGCGTGAACGTTACGAAAAGGTCCCGACAGAAATATCAGAATATGACCTGATGCAATTTTTCCAAATCACGCGGCAGGACAATATTTTTCTTAAATCGTTCAGAGGGGAGCACAACCGGCTAGCGATCGCACTCCAGATTGGGATTGTCCGGTTCATGGGTTTTCTTCCAGACAAATGGCAGCAGCAGATCCCGGCAAATGTAGCTGCCATGGTAAGTAGGCAACTGGATTCTGATATTGAACTGTTATTAATATACGGGCAACGGGATAAGACCAGAACGGAGCATTTAAATGTAATCTTAAAATATTTGAAATTCCGCCGGTGGCAGCCCCTGGATGAAATCTGGCTTTTGCCCTGGCTGCTCGATAAGGGGATGGAACATGACAACCAGCCGATATTGCTCAGGCAAGTGTGTTTAAAACTGGGGCAGGAAAAAATTATGAGGCCGTCTATTGGGACATTGGAAAGGATTGTTGGTAGCCTGGATGAACAGCTGCACCAGGAAACCTATCGAAGGCTTAGTTTGCTGCTGACCGAGGAAATGAAGGCCAGGCTGACGCAAATAGTCGAATTGGACGATACCGGCGGCATCACTTGGGAGTGA
- a CDS encoding recombinase family protein yields the protein MKKQNNRAKRVALYARVSTLDKGQDPQTQLDQLRDYAQRRNFEVMGEFIDYASGTTQDRVQYKLMMEAARKRKLDVVLVWRYDRFARSTQALVNAMKEFQSMGIDFISYQENIDTTTPTGELIFHVMASLAQFESSLISQRVKAGMARAKAQGKRISRPTISMDRQNEIFDLQKQGLSMNKISKQLGIAYGTVYNYLSKAKDTL from the coding sequence ATGAAAAAACAGAACAATCGGGCCAAACGGGTAGCACTATATGCCAGAGTATCTACTCTGGATAAAGGGCAGGATCCACAGACCCAGCTGGACCAGTTACGGGACTACGCCCAAAGACGAAACTTTGAAGTCATGGGAGAATTTATAGACTACGCTTCCGGAACAACCCAAGACAGGGTCCAGTATAAATTGATGATGGAAGCGGCCAGAAAGAGAAAGCTGGATGTAGTCCTGGTTTGGCGGTATGACCGCTTTGCCCGCTCAACCCAGGCACTGGTCAATGCCATGAAGGAATTTCAGAGTATGGGAATAGATTTTATCTCCTATCAGGAAAATATTGATACCACCACGCCGACTGGTGAGCTGATATTTCATGTGATGGCTTCTCTGGCCCAATTTGAGAGCTCACTGATCAGCCAAAGGGTTAAAGCCGGTATGGCAAGGGCAAAAGCACAAGGAAAACGTATTTCACGGCCAACTATATCAATGGATCGACAGAATGAAATTTTTGATTTGCAAAAGCAAGGATTATCAATGAACAAGATTTCTAAACAACTAGGAATAGCTTATGGAACAGTTTACAACTACCTATCCAAAGCGAAGGATACTCTTTAA
- a CDS encoding bleomycin resistance protein, whose translation MKMKKTIPALPVKNIDESVKFYSEKLGFTAPYYDDGFAKVVRDEIEIHLWASSDESWKNKGLSLVADPICSGAESFLAGTASCRIEVQGIDELYEEYKKQGVIYDIDTVVQEQPWGDREFPALDHHRNLLTFYEEI comes from the coding sequence ATGAAAATGAAGAAAACGATCCCAGCTCTTCCTGTTAAAAACATTGACGAATCCGTTAAATTCTATTCTGAAAAGTTAGGTTTTACAGCACCTTATTATGACGATGGCTTTGCAAAAGTAGTCCGGGACGAAATTGAAATCCACTTGTGGGCATCTTCGGATGAAAGCTGGAAGAATAAAGGCTTATCCCTGGTAGCAGATCCAATTTGCAGTGGGGCTGAAAGCTTTCTGGCAGGCACGGCCAGTTGCCGGATTGAAGTCCAGGGTATTGATGAGTTGTACGAAGAATATAAAAAGCAAGGTGTAATTTATGATATTGACACTGTTGTACAAGAGCAGCCATGGGGAGACCGGGAATTTCCGGCACTAGACCACCATCGCAATCTGTTAACTTTTTATGAGGAGATTTAG
- a CDS encoding GDCCVxC domain-containing (seleno)protein codes for MNLILESILTCPHCGTRRLETMPVDACMYFYECTNCKTLLKPASGDCCVFCTYGTQKCPPIQLNKSCCA; via the coding sequence ATGAATTTAATATTGGAATCCATACTTACTTGTCCGCATTGCGGCACCCGACGCTTGGAAACAATGCCTGTTGATGCATGTATGTACTTTTACGAGTGTACAAATTGCAAAACATTGTTAAAGCCTGCTTCCGGTGACTGCTGTGTTTTTTGCACTTATGGAACCCAAAAATGTCCCCCGATACAATTGAATAAGTCGTGCTGTGCTTGA
- the merTP gene encoding mercuric transport protein MerTP, with product MKASKITANASILTALASSVCCITPLLAMVAGTSSLATTFDWIAPARPYFIAGTVLILGFAWYQQLKPASEDSCNCGPENKPFMQTKKFLSLVTLAAVLLIAVPSYSGLAYQQKQEAQQPVSKTDQTAYIKIKGMTCEGCEHHVKQEVNKLKGIRQVQVSYKNGNATVRYDSKKTSLAEIKKAVDATGYKVVETN from the coding sequence ATGAAAGCGTCCAAAATCACCGCTAATGCCAGCATACTAACTGCATTGGCAAGTTCTGTTTGCTGTATCACACCATTATTGGCCATGGTGGCCGGGACAAGCAGCTTGGCAACCACTTTTGATTGGATTGCGCCTGCGCGTCCTTATTTTATTGCTGGAACCGTATTGATTTTGGGTTTTGCATGGTATCAGCAGTTAAAACCCGCTTCCGAAGACTCATGTAATTGTGGACCTGAAAACAAACCATTTATGCAAACCAAAAAGTTTTTAAGCCTGGTAACCCTTGCAGCAGTACTTCTGATTGCCGTCCCAAGTTATTCAGGACTGGCCTATCAGCAAAAGCAGGAAGCACAACAACCGGTTTCCAAAACAGACCAAACAGCCTATATAAAAATTAAGGGAATGACCTGTGAAGGGTGTGAACATCATGTTAAACAGGAAGTTAATAAGTTAAAAGGCATACGGCAGGTTCAGGTCTCGTATAAGAATGGCAATGCAACGGTTAGATATGATAGTAAGAAAACGTCACTGGCAGAAATTAAAAAGGCAGTCGACGCTACTGGTTATAAAGTTGTTGAAACAAACTAA